A genomic region of Sulfobacillus acidophilus DSM 10332 contains the following coding sequences:
- a CDS encoding Spore germination protein (PFAM: Spore germination protein~TIGRFAM: spore germination protein (amino acid permease)~InterPro IPR004761~KEGG: ttm:Tthe_0212 spore germination protein~PFAM: Spore germination GerAB~SPTR: Spore germination protein), which produces MKNHRQARISAAQFATMVTSAYLGLGIYYFPRPLVSAAGRSGIYGLWLDGLVAGGLMWLMFRANRVIPTETLSEYGPQLLGKPLGYLIAGVTIAYHVALAISAAILYSFVIGNIFLPTTPIWAIDGAMTVTAAYLALTGTAGLARTLQAAYLPTLVVAVFSVVLAISLIHHPVLLIPSGDLAIIPILKGAYRQFLIFIGFEVSVTLYPYVRDGDRGEAERYSFYALIGVVVVLTGIYEITLSIFGPALISQLRWPLATTYGVISAPGFFISKLGTFLNVLWTIVIVAFLALRLWCLGHDVNALFPHPSTKTFQWGVVIMAVTVMIMAPLIPNAKIDDILSTTYLIPLGLGYLAGVPLLILLAARLRRHLVSHLRLSSESP; this is translated from the coding sequence ATGAAAAACCATCGCCAAGCGCGCATTTCTGCCGCGCAATTTGCCACCATGGTCACCAGCGCCTATTTAGGGCTCGGGATCTATTACTTTCCCCGCCCGTTAGTATCGGCCGCCGGCCGATCCGGCATCTATGGCTTATGGCTCGACGGCTTAGTGGCCGGTGGCCTGATGTGGCTCATGTTCCGCGCCAACCGCGTCATTCCCACCGAGACTCTCAGCGAATATGGGCCCCAGCTCTTGGGAAAACCGCTCGGCTACCTCATTGCCGGAGTCACTATCGCCTACCATGTGGCATTGGCGATCAGTGCGGCGATTTTATATAGCTTCGTCATCGGCAATATTTTCTTGCCCACCACTCCCATTTGGGCCATTGATGGCGCCATGACCGTCACCGCTGCCTACCTCGCCTTGACCGGAACCGCGGGTTTAGCCCGCACGCTCCAAGCCGCCTATTTACCGACTCTGGTCGTGGCGGTGTTTTCGGTCGTGTTGGCCATCTCTTTAATTCATCATCCGGTGTTGTTAATTCCGTCCGGCGACCTCGCCATCATACCTATCTTAAAAGGTGCGTATCGCCAATTTCTCATCTTTATCGGCTTTGAAGTAAGCGTCACCCTCTATCCTTACGTACGCGACGGCGACCGAGGGGAGGCCGAACGCTATAGTTTTTATGCCTTAATCGGGGTGGTTGTGGTCCTCACCGGGATCTATGAAATTACCCTGAGCATTTTCGGCCCGGCCTTGATTTCCCAACTGCGTTGGCCCCTGGCGACCACTTATGGCGTCATTTCGGCGCCCGGATTTTTTATTTCCAAGTTGGGAACATTCCTCAACGTGTTATGGACTATCGTCATTGTGGCCTTTTTGGCCTTGCGCCTTTGGTGCTTAGGCCATGATGTCAACGCCCTCTTCCCCCATCCGTCCACCAAAACCTTTCAGTGGGGAGTCGTTATCATGGCCGTAACGGTCATGATTATGGCGCCCTTAATTCCGAACGCCAAAATTGACGATATTTTGAGTACCACCTATTTGATCCCGCTCGGCCTCGGCTACCTGGCCGGCGTTCCCCTTTTAATTCTATTGGCGGCCCGCCTACGTCGGCATCTCGTCAGCCATTTGCGGCTGTCGTCGGAGAGTCCGTAA